One window of Fibrobacter sp. genomic DNA carries:
- a CDS encoding TM1812 family CRISPR-associated protein, producing the protein MKIVFVNIPMKKASDPKHYPVDGNSEIEYEGNVRFPINAVLAKSLKKGESVKIVKFITKDSKNNYLENSRFFNEELDLLNQGIGANIKYNEIIEEYSEDLRTHENRFRKLINELEDGADILVDITYGQKTLPILLFSTLSFAEKFYNANIQNIIYGKINYDSDNNIIDGSQKIYDITSLYYLNTLTASMEAPNGETAKKMIDNFFEM; encoded by the coding sequence ATGAAAATTGTTTTTGTGAATATCCCCATGAAAAAGGCATCTGATCCTAAACATTACCCTGTGGATGGAAATAGCGAAATTGAATACGAGGGCAACGTACGTTTCCCCATTAACGCCGTATTGGCAAAAAGCCTTAAAAAGGGAGAATCCGTAAAAATTGTAAAGTTCATCACCAAAGATTCCAAGAATAATTACCTTGAAAACTCAAGATTTTTTAATGAGGAACTGGATCTGTTGAACCAAGGCATTGGCGCGAATATCAAATACAACGAAATCATCGAAGAATATTCCGAAGATCTTCGCACCCATGAAAATCGATTCAGGAAGCTTATTAACGAACTAGAAGACGGCGCAGACATCCTTGTGGATATCACCTATGGGCAAAAGACTCTACCCATCCTGCTCTTTTCTACCCTGTCCTTTGCGGAGAAATTCTATAACGCAAACATCCAGAACATTATTTACGGCAAGATCAACTACGATTCCGACAACAATATCATCGATGGATCCCAGAAGATCTATGACATTACCTCCCTGTACTATTTGAATACGCTTACCGCATCCATGGAAGCTCCGAACGGAGAAACCGCAAAGAAAATGATTGACAATTTCTTTGAGATGTAG